One part of the uncultured Celeribacter sp. genome encodes these proteins:
- a CDS encoding aspartate aminotransferase family protein, whose translation MISSVLPTYNRAPFSFVKGEGSWLTEADGRRFLDLGAGIAVNTLGHANPELAQALKDQADTLWHLSNLYQIPQQQALADKLVELTFADTCFFTNSGTETAELAIKMARKYWYEKGAPEKIEIITFEGCFHGRSTGAIAASGTEKMVKGFGPLMPGFVHLPFGDWDGVAEHVGDTTAAILIEPVQGEGGIRVVPDHALKTLRQIADEKGCLLIFDEVQCGVARTGKLFAHEYAGITPDIMMVAKGIGGGFPLGALLATEEAASGMTAGTHGSTYGGNPLGCAVGLKVLDIVTDPAFLDEVARKGALLSQKLSALIDAHPDVFEAVRGEGLMLGLKCKVAPADLVAKGYDAGVLMVPAADNVVRLLPALNISDEDLTEAVARIDAAASAL comes from the coding sequence ATGATTTCTTCCGTTTTGCCGACCTATAACCGGGCACCGTTTTCCTTCGTCAAGGGCGAAGGCTCCTGGCTGACTGAGGCGGATGGACGACGCTTTCTGGATCTGGGCGCGGGGATCGCGGTGAACACGCTTGGCCATGCCAACCCGGAACTGGCGCAAGCGCTTAAGGATCAGGCCGACACGCTGTGGCACCTGTCCAACCTCTATCAGATCCCGCAGCAACAGGCGCTGGCGGACAAGCTGGTCGAACTGACCTTTGCCGACACATGTTTCTTTACCAACTCGGGCACGGAAACCGCCGAACTGGCGATCAAGATGGCGCGCAAATACTGGTATGAAAAAGGCGCGCCGGAAAAAATCGAGATCATCACCTTTGAGGGCTGTTTCCATGGCCGTTCGACCGGGGCGATTGCGGCCTCGGGGACCGAGAAAATGGTCAAAGGCTTTGGCCCGCTGATGCCGGGGTTCGTCCATCTGCCCTTTGGCGACTGGGACGGCGTGGCCGAACATGTTGGCGATACCACCGCCGCGATTCTGATCGAGCCGGTGCAGGGCGAGGGCGGCATCCGCGTGGTGCCCGATCACGCGCTGAAAACCCTGCGGCAGATCGCCGATGAAAAGGGCTGCCTGCTGATCTTTGACGAGGTGCAATGTGGCGTCGCCCGCACCGGCAAGCTGTTTGCCCATGAGTACGCGGGGATCACCCCGGACATCATGATGGTCGCCAAGGGCATTGGTGGTGGCTTCCCGCTGGGGGCGCTTCTGGCGACAGAAGAGGCCGCCTCCGGCATGACCGCCGGCACGCATGGATCGACCTATGGCGGCAACCCGCTGGGCTGTGCTGTTGGGCTGAAGGTGCTCGACATCGTGACTGATCCGGCGTTTCTGGACGAGGTGGCCCGCAAAGGTGCCCTGTTGAGCCAGAAGCTATCGGCGCTGATCGATGCCCATCCCGATGTGTTCGAAGCTGTGCGCGGCGAAGGGCTGATGCTCGGGCTGAAATGCAAAGTCGCCCCGGCGGATCTGGTTGCCAAAGGCTATGACGCCGGTGTGCTCATGGTGCCCGCCGCTGACAATGTCGTGCGGCTCTTGCCCGCGCTGAACATCTCCGATGAAGATTTGACCGAAGCCGTCGCGCGGATTGATGCCGCTGCGTCCGCGCTTTGA
- the argF gene encoding ornithine carbamoyltransferase, whose translation MNHFLDIHTTAAKDLHRIIETAKLTKNARADKPKAALDAEQPLKDKMVALIFEKPSTRTRVSFDVGVRQMGGQTMVLSGADMQLGHGETIADTARVLSRYVDMIMIRTFEEQTLLEMAEYASVPVINGLTNRTHPCQIMADILTYEEHRGSIKGKKVVWCGDGNNVCASFIHAAGQFGFDLTFAGPEPLDPEMGFVEEARAKGSNIEITRDAEAAVEGADLIVTDTWVSMHDPQSARERRHNQLRPYRVDRKLMSLAHPDALFMHCLPAHRGDEVTNNVMDGPQSVIFDEAENRLHAQKAIMRWCVEA comes from the coding sequence ATGAACCACTTTCTTGATATCCACACCACCGCCGCCAAGGATCTGCACCGGATCATCGAAACGGCAAAGCTGACCAAAAACGCCCGTGCCGACAAGCCCAAGGCGGCTCTGGACGCCGAGCAGCCGCTCAAGGACAAGATGGTCGCGCTGATCTTTGAAAAGCCTTCGACCCGGACACGTGTGTCTTTTGACGTGGGCGTGCGCCAGATGGGCGGGCAGACCATGGTGCTCTCCGGGGCCGATATGCAGCTGGGGCACGGCGAAACCATTGCCGACACGGCACGGGTTCTGTCGCGCTACGTCGATATGATCATGATCCGGACCTTTGAGGAACAGACGCTGCTTGAGATGGCGGAATATGCCTCGGTGCCGGTGATCAACGGCCTGACCAACCGCACCCACCCCTGCCAGATCATGGCCGATATTCTGACCTATGAGGAACATCGTGGCTCGATCAAGGGCAAGAAGGTGGTCTGGTGCGGCGATGGCAACAATGTCTGTGCCTCTTTCATCCATGCGGCCGGGCAGTTCGGGTTTGATCTGACCTTTGCCGGGCCGGAGCCGCTGGACCCGGAAATGGGCTTCGTCGAAGAGGCGCGTGCCAAAGGCTCTAACATCGAGATCACCCGCGATGCCGAGGCAGCGGTTGAGGGCGCGGATCTGATCGTGACAGACACATGGGTGTCGATGCATGACCCGCAATCGGCCCGGGAACGCCGCCACAATCAGTTGCGCCCCTATCGGGTGGACCGCAAGCTGATGTCGCTGGCGCATCCGGACGCTCTGTTCATGCACTGCCTGCCCGCACATCGCGGTGATGAGGTTACCAACAATGTCATGGACGGCCCCCAGTCGGTGATCTTCGATGAGGCAGAGAACCGTCTGCACGCGCAAAAGGCAATCATGCGCTGGTGTGTCGAAGCCTGA
- a CDS encoding inorganic phosphate transporter gives MSEPKGKQWKTLDKDLNRISQVEIATLYIARPMVGLGVALAFIIVAGLAAAMIFGGQPGSAIVVAAAALGAYMAINIGANDVANNMGPAVGANALTMGGAIVIAALFESAGALLAGGDVVSTISKGIIDPAAVADTQIFIWAMMAALLSSALWVNLATWIGAPVSTTHSVVGGVMGAGVAAAGFASVNWASMGLIATSWVISPLLGGIIAAAFLWFIKANIIYQDDKIAAARRWVPVLIGIMMGTFTTYLAVKGVKKIIAIDLPTALMIGAAVGALSYVASAPLVRRQSEGLENRNRSLKALFGLPLVISAALLSFAHGANDVANAVGPLAAIVHANSSGSFAGSVSIPTWVMVLGAFGISFGLILFGPKLIRMVGSQITKLNPMRAYCVALSAAFTVILASWLGLPVSSTHIAVGGVFGVGFFREWYHEKRLSETAARKEIKRIAAEERHRRKLVRRSHFMTIVAAWIVTVPAAAVLSAVVFYLLSHLLA, from the coding sequence ATGAGCGAGCCCAAGGGCAAACAGTGGAAGACACTGGACAAAGACCTGAACCGCATCAGCCAGGTTGAAATCGCCACACTCTATATCGCCCGCCCCATGGTCGGCCTTGGGGTCGCTTTGGCCTTTATCATTGTTGCGGGTCTGGCGGCTGCGATGATTTTTGGCGGCCAGCCCGGGTCCGCCATTGTGGTCGCCGCCGCCGCCCTGGGCGCCTATATGGCGATCAACATCGGGGCCAACGACGTGGCCAACAACATGGGGCCTGCTGTGGGCGCGAACGCGCTGACCATGGGCGGGGCCATCGTGATCGCTGCCCTGTTTGAAAGCGCGGGCGCGCTTCTGGCGGGGGGCGATGTGGTCTCGACGATTTCCAAAGGCATCATCGATCCAGCGGCTGTCGCCGACACGCAAATCTTTATCTGGGCGATGATGGCAGCCCTTTTGTCCTCCGCCCTCTGGGTCAATCTTGCGACATGGATCGGCGCGCCGGTCTCGACCACTCATTCGGTGGTGGGCGGCGTCATGGGCGCGGGGGTTGCTGCGGCGGGCTTTGCCTCGGTCAACTGGGCCTCGATGGGACTGATCGCGACTTCTTGGGTGATTTCCCCGCTCCTTGGCGGGATCATCGCCGCCGCATTTCTGTGGTTCATCAAAGCCAACATCATCTATCAGGACGACAAAATTGCCGCCGCGCGCCGCTGGGTGCCTGTGCTGATCGGCATCATGATGGGCACGTTCACCACTTATCTGGCGGTGAAAGGGGTCAAGAAGATCATCGCGATCGACCTGCCGACGGCACTCATGATCGGGGCCGCCGTCGGCGCCCTGAGCTATGTCGCTTCTGCGCCGCTGGTCCGTCGCCAATCCGAAGGTCTGGAAAACCGCAACCGGTCTCTCAAGGCCCTGTTTGGCCTGCCTTTGGTCATTTCCGCCGCGCTGCTGTCCTTTGCCCATGGCGCCAATGATGTGGCCAATGCCGTCGGGCCGCTGGCGGCCATCGTACACGCAAATTCTTCCGGCTCTTTTGCAGGATCGGTGAGCATCCCGACCTGGGTCATGGTCCTTGGCGCCTTCGGGATCTCCTTTGGTCTGATCCTGTTCGGACCGAAGCTGATCCGCATGGTCGGCAGCCAGATCACCAAACTGAACCCGATGCGCGCCTATTGCGTGGCGCTCTCGGCCGCTTTCACCGTGATCCTCGCAAGCTGGCTAGGCCTACCGGTGTCCTCGACCCACATCGCGGTCGGCGGGGTGTTCGGCGTCGGGTTCTTCCGCGAATGGTACCATGAAAAGCGCCTCAGCGAGACCGCCGCCCGTAAGGAAATCAAACGCATCGCCGCCGAAGAACGGCACCGCCGCAAGCTGGTCCGCCGCAGCCACTTTATGACCATTGTGGCGGCATGGATCGTCACGGTACCCGCCGCGGCCGTGCTGTCAGCCGTGGTGTTCTACCTGCTCTCGCATCTTCTGGCCTGA
- a CDS encoding NUDIX hydrolase, producing the protein MVTLFKNAWEGVIDPLIRRPDRVQSAALCWRASKSGKEVLLVTSRGTGRWIIPKGWPINGLDGAETAAQEAWEEAGVKPARVKHKPVGLYHYVKRLDNGVPAPVEASVYPIEVARLEDDFPEASERKRNWVSPERAAELVDEPELKDLLRSF; encoded by the coding sequence ATGGTTACTCTTTTTAAAAATGCTTGGGAGGGTGTTATCGACCCTCTCATTCGCCGCCCCGACCGCGTTCAGTCGGCTGCTTTGTGCTGGCGCGCGTCCAAATCCGGCAAGGAAGTCCTGCTGGTGACCTCTCGGGGCACCGGACGCTGGATCATTCCCAAAGGCTGGCCGATCAACGGTCTGGATGGCGCCGAAACCGCCGCCCAGGAAGCCTGGGAAGAAGCCGGCGTCAAACCGGCGCGTGTGAAGCACAAACCTGTTGGCCTCTATCACTATGTCAAACGTCTCGACAACGGTGTGCCTGCACCGGTCGAAGCCTCCGTTTATCCGATCGAGGTTGCCCGTCTTGAGGACGACTTCCCCGAAGCCAGCGAACGCAAACGCAACTGGGTCAGCCCGGAGCGAGCAGCCGAGCTGGTGGACGAGCCGGAACTGAAAGACCTCTTGCGCAGCTTCTGA
- the gndA gene encoding NADP-dependent phosphogluconate dehydrogenase, producing the protein MSQARIGLVGLGVMGANLTLNIAEKGFPVAVYNRTSSVTDDFVASAGDLADQLVPTKSYEDLAAALTTPRAVIIMVKAGGPVDAVIDALTKVLEPGDMIIDAGNANFHDTRRREAALRDKGLNFIGMGVSGGEEGARHGPSIMVGGNPDSYAVIRDIIEAISAKHDGTPCAAHFGPDGAGHFVKTVHNGIEYADMQMIAEVYGILRDGAGRSAAEIGKVFDAWDKGPLKSYLVEISGRVLQVADPKTGRPIVDVIVDRAGQKGTGRWTAIEALGLGQSPSTIEAAVAARSWSSEKTTREAGQSLFADLTVEAGPVPDDNDLEKALLAAKIIAYDQGFKLLLAASDEYDWGLDLAASAEVWRAGCIIRSALLDDMATAIRAGLPHGQLIFAESFAGYLREGAPALRRVVAYAASAGLPVPAFSNALAYFDTMRQGRGTTDLVQAQRDFFGAHGFERTDGGADHHGPWGGSVAHS; encoded by the coding sequence ATGTCACAGGCTCGAATTGGCCTCGTCGGCCTTGGCGTCATGGGCGCCAACCTTACCCTGAATATCGCAGAAAAGGGATTCCCGGTTGCGGTCTACAACCGGACCTCTTCGGTCACCGATGATTTCGTGGCGTCTGCTGGCGATCTGGCCGATCAATTGGTGCCCACCAAAAGTTACGAAGATCTGGCGGCCGCGCTCACCACACCGCGCGCCGTGATCATCATGGTCAAGGCCGGTGGCCCGGTCGATGCTGTGATCGATGCGCTGACCAAGGTGCTTGAACCGGGCGATATGATCATTGATGCGGGCAATGCGAATTTCCACGACACCCGCCGCCGCGAAGCCGCGCTGCGCGACAAGGGGCTGAACTTTATCGGTATGGGGGTTTCTGGCGGTGAAGAGGGCGCACGTCATGGGCCTTCGATCATGGTGGGGGGCAACCCCGACAGCTATGCAGTAATCCGCGACATCATCGAGGCGATCTCCGCCAAACACGATGGCACCCCCTGTGCTGCGCATTTCGGTCCTGACGGGGCCGGGCATTTCGTCAAGACGGTGCACAATGGCATTGAATATGCTGATATGCAGATGATTGCCGAAGTCTATGGCATCCTGCGCGATGGTGCTGGTCGCAGTGCCGCTGAGATCGGCAAGGTGTTTGATGCCTGGGACAAAGGTCCGCTCAAATCCTATCTGGTCGAAATCTCGGGCCGCGTGCTGCAAGTGGCCGATCCCAAGACCGGGCGTCCGATTGTCGATGTCATCGTCGATCGCGCCGGGCAAAAAGGCACCGGACGCTGGACCGCCATCGAGGCGCTGGGCCTTGGGCAATCGCCCTCCACGATCGAGGCCGCCGTTGCAGCGCGCTCCTGGTCCTCGGAGAAAACCACCCGCGAGGCCGGACAATCGCTGTTCGCAGACCTGACCGTCGAGGCGGGGCCCGTGCCAGATGACAACGATCTGGAAAAGGCGCTGCTGGCAGCCAAGATCATCGCCTATGATCAGGGGTTCAAGCTGCTGCTGGCGGCCTCGGACGAATATGACTGGGGGCTGGATCTGGCTGCCTCAGCCGAAGTCTGGCGCGCAGGCTGCATCATCCGCTCGGCGCTGCTGGACGATATGGCGACCGCGATCCGTGCCGGGCTGCCCCATGGGCAACTGATCTTCGCCGAGAGCTTTGCAGGATACCTGCGCGAAGGGGCGCCTGCCTTGCGGCGCGTGGTGGCCTATGCGGCCTCGGCTGGTTTGCCGGTGCCGGCCTTCTCCAATGCGTTGGCCTATTTCGACACCATGCGGCAGGGTCGGGGCACTACCGATCTTGTGCAGGCCCAACGCGATTTCTTTGGTGCGCATGGGTTTGAACGCACCGATGGTGGTGCGGACCATCACGGGCCCTGGGGCGGATCCGTGGCGCACAGCTGA
- a CDS encoding TrkH family potassium uptake protein, with amino-acid sequence MSFVVFINGLVMVFFAALMGLVALLFPDTAKIFEEAGFLFGFLGGALALSATPRTEGLRPLHTFLLTSSVWMVAAICGAVPLYFYNLSMTDAFFEAMSGITTTGSTVMSGLDATPRGIILWRAILQAVGGVGFIVTGIALLPILKVGGMQLFRSESSETGERELRNATMFASATLQIYFALIVICGVLYLLGGMSPFDAVTHALTTLSTGGYSGYDASFGHFQSSFLQWTCTCFMLAGALPFSWYIRGLRHRRWRSEQVVAMLKALSVTIAGLSLWLMLTRGTDPLDALRLVAFNVVSVVTTTGYATTDYTLWGPFAVAAFLVLTAVGGSTGSTAGGAKAMRWLVAGRALIAQIRHSYAPHRVTFVKYEGRPVAPDALSGVIAFFVLYAATFGGLSILLAFFGLDMATATSGALTALANVGPGVGDTIGPAGNFATLNTPSKLALSFGMYLGRLEMATVYALFAPLFWRELIASR; translated from the coding sequence ATGAGCTTCGTCGTTTTTATCAACGGTCTGGTGATGGTGTTTTTCGCCGCCCTTATGGGGCTCGTTGCGCTGCTCTTTCCCGACACGGCGAAGATCTTTGAAGAGGCCGGGTTTTTGTTCGGGTTTCTTGGCGGTGCTCTGGCGCTGTCTGCCACGCCCCGCACCGAAGGCCTGCGTCCGCTGCACACGTTTCTGCTGACCTCATCGGTCTGGATGGTCGCGGCGATCTGCGGTGCGGTGCCGCTGTATTTTTACAATCTGTCTATGACCGACGCTTTTTTCGAGGCCATGTCGGGGATTACCACCACTGGCTCGACCGTCATGTCGGGCCTCGATGCGACGCCCCGTGGCATTATCTTGTGGCGGGCGATCCTGCAGGCCGTGGGTGGGGTCGGGTTTATCGTCACCGGGATCGCACTGTTGCCGATCCTCAAGGTCGGGGGAATGCAGCTGTTCCGGTCTGAGAGTTCGGAGACCGGCGAGCGGGAGCTGCGCAACGCTACCATGTTCGCCTCCGCCACACTGCAGATCTATTTCGCCCTCATTGTCATCTGTGGGGTGCTCTATCTGCTTGGCGGAATGTCGCCTTTTGACGCGGTAACCCATGCGCTCACCACACTTTCGACCGGAGGGTATTCCGGGTATGACGCCTCTTTCGGGCATTTCCAAAGCAGTTTTTTGCAATGGACCTGCACCTGTTTCATGCTGGCCGGGGCTTTGCCGTTTTCGTGGTACATCCGCGGGCTGCGCCACCGGCGTTGGCGCTCGGAGCAGGTTGTTGCGATGCTCAAGGCACTGAGCGTCACCATCGCCGGGTTGTCGCTGTGGCTGATGCTGACGCGCGGAACCGATCCGCTGGATGCTCTGCGTCTGGTGGCCTTCAATGTGGTTTCGGTGGTTACGACCACGGGCTACGCCACCACGGATTACACGCTGTGGGGGCCGTTTGCCGTGGCCGCCTTTCTGGTGCTCACGGCGGTGGGTGGATCGACAGGCTCAACCGCGGGCGGGGCTAAGGCCATGCGTTGGCTTGTCGCCGGACGCGCGCTGATCGCCCAGATCCGCCACAGCTACGCTCCGCATCGCGTCACATTTGTCAAATACGAAGGCCGTCCCGTGGCCCCGGACGCCCTGTCCGGTGTGATCGCCTTTTTCGTACTCTACGCGGCGACTTTCGGCGGGCTGTCGATCCTTTTGGCCTTTTTCGGGCTGGATATGGCAACAGCCACCTCAGGCGCTTTGACTGCGCTGGCCAATGTCGGGCCGGGAGTGGGCGACACCATCGGACCCGCGGGCAATTTCGCAACGCTCAACACGCCGTCGAAACTGGCGCTGTCCTTTGGCATGTATCTGGGGCGGCTGGAGATGGCGACGGTTTATGCGTTGTTTGCGCCGCTGTTCTGGCGCGAGCTGATTGCCTCGCGCTAA
- the hrpB gene encoding ATP-dependent helicase HrpB produces the protein MFTPQLPIDDVLPQLTEALQAAGRVVLMAPPGAGKTTRVPLALLPQIEGKILMLEPRRLAARSAAERMAQTLGEAPGETVGYRMRGASRTSSATRIEVVTEGILTRMLQSDPELTGVGAVIFDEFHERSLNADLGLALTWEVRQALRDDLQIVVMSATLDAQPVVDLLENAPVVRSEGRAFPVETRWLDTPIPKTRRFEQAVADRVETALKEAPGSALVFLPGEGEIRRVEALLHGRLPGGCALRPLYGAMKFADQRAAIAPCDSGRKVVLATAIAETSLTIEDVRIVVDGGRARRARFDPGSGMSRLVTERVSKAEAEQRRGRAGRVSEGLCYRLWTKGEEGALMAFPPAEIETADLTGLALELALWGAGEDDLAFLTPPPAGPLAEARALLRGIGALDAEHRITDHGKALAAKPLHPRLAHMLQIAGAQSAELAAMLNERDPLRGVGVDLSLRMRALNSPGNADRGVIERVKQEAKRLRQGLTNETPLSLGEMAALAYPDRVGLRRAGEQPRYLLSGGKGAMMPESDDLAATRLIVVTDTDGATRDAKIRQAVPLSESELRGLYADQIDWVSLCEWDKREKRVVARKREMFGALVLDDRQWKDAPASAVAQAALDGLRQIGLPWSDAARRFAARVRLMGSSFPDMSETALMADLEGWLLPYLKGARTESQLRALDITDALRAMLDWNQMQRLDHEVPAAFESPVGRKLPIDYSGENPEVTGRLQEFFGTTAHPTVGPQRVPLKVVLTSPAHRPVQVTMDLPNFWKTSYADVRKDMRGRYPKHPWPEDPTEADPTLRAKRRKS, from the coding sequence ATGTTCACGCCACAGCTGCCTATAGATGATGTTCTGCCCCAGTTGACCGAGGCCCTGCAGGCCGCCGGGCGCGTGGTGTTGATGGCCCCGCCGGGCGCAGGGAAAACCACCCGCGTGCCGCTGGCGCTACTGCCGCAGATCGAGGGCAAGATCCTGATGCTGGAACCGCGCCGCCTTGCCGCCCGCTCCGCCGCCGAACGCATGGCGCAGACGCTGGGCGAGGCCCCCGGCGAAACCGTCGGCTACCGGATGCGCGGCGCCTCCAGGACCTCCTCTGCGACTCGGATCGAGGTGGTGACCGAAGGCATTCTGACCCGGATGCTGCAAAGCGATCCTGAACTGACGGGCGTCGGCGCGGTAATCTTTGACGAATTTCACGAACGCAGCCTGAATGCGGATCTGGGTCTGGCGCTGACATGGGAAGTGCGGCAGGCGCTGCGCGACGACCTCCAGATCGTGGTCATGTCCGCAACGCTGGACGCCCAGCCTGTGGTCGACTTGCTGGAAAACGCGCCAGTGGTGCGCTCGGAAGGGCGTGCCTTTCCGGTCGAGACCCGCTGGCTCGACACGCCCATCCCGAAAACGCGCCGCTTTGAACAGGCCGTCGCGGATCGTGTGGAAACCGCCTTGAAGGAGGCCCCCGGATCCGCGCTGGTCTTTCTGCCCGGCGAAGGTGAAATCCGCCGTGTCGAGGCGCTTTTGCACGGCCGGCTGCCCGGTGGTTGCGCCCTGCGCCCGCTCTATGGTGCGATGAAATTTGCCGACCAGCGTGCCGCCATCGCGCCCTGCGACAGCGGGCGCAAGGTGGTTCTGGCCACGGCGATCGCGGAAACCTCACTGACCATCGAAGACGTGCGCATCGTCGTGGACGGCGGTCGGGCGCGCCGTGCGCGCTTTGACCCCGGCTCCGGCATGTCGCGACTGGTCACGGAACGCGTCTCGAAAGCGGAGGCCGAACAAAGGCGCGGACGCGCGGGCCGGGTCAGCGAGGGTCTGTGCTACCGGCTCTGGACCAAGGGCGAAGAGGGGGCGCTCATGGCCTTCCCCCCCGCCGAAATCGAGACCGCCGACCTGACCGGTCTGGCGCTGGAACTGGCGCTTTGGGGTGCTGGCGAAGACGATCTGGCATTTCTGACGCCGCCGCCTGCGGGCCCGTTGGCCGAGGCCCGCGCATTGTTGCGCGGGATCGGCGCATTGGATGCCGAACACCGGATCACCGACCATGGCAAGGCTTTGGCGGCCAAGCCGCTGCATCCAAGACTTGCACATATGCTGCAGATCGCAGGCGCCCAATCGGCGGAACTGGCCGCAATGTTAAACGAACGCGATCCTTTGCGCGGTGTTGGCGTCGATCTGTCCCTGCGCATGCGCGCGCTCAACAGTCCCGGAAATGCCGACCGCGGCGTGATTGAGCGGGTCAAGCAAGAGGCCAAACGGCTTCGGCAGGGCCTGACAAACGAGACGCCGTTGAGCTTGGGCGAGATGGCTGCGCTGGCTTATCCGGATCGTGTCGGGTTGCGCCGCGCAGGCGAACAGCCCCGCTATCTGCTCTCTGGCGGCAAAGGCGCGATGATGCCGGAGAGCGACGATCTCGCAGCGACGCGGCTGATCGTGGTCACCGACACTGATGGCGCCACACGGGATGCGAAAATCCGGCAGGCGGTGCCGCTCAGCGAAAGCGAGCTGCGCGGGCTCTATGCCGATCAAATCGACTGGGTTTCGCTCTGTGAATGGGACAAACGGGAAAAGCGCGTGGTGGCCCGCAAACGCGAGATGTTCGGGGCACTGGTGCTAGATGACAGACAGTGGAAAGACGCCCCCGCAAGCGCCGTGGCCCAAGCTGCCCTCGACGGTCTGCGCCAGATCGGCCTGCCATGGAGCGACGCGGCCCGCCGTTTTGCCGCGCGGGTGCGCCTGATGGGCTCTAGCTTTCCCGACATGTCGGAGACCGCTTTGATGGCGGATCTGGAAGGATGGCTCCTGCCCTATCTGAAAGGCGCCAGGACCGAGTCCCAGCTCCGCGCGCTCGACATCACCGACGCGCTGCGCGCCATGCTCGACTGGAACCAGATGCAACGCCTCGACCACGAGGTGCCCGCTGCCTTTGAAAGCCCGGTCGGTCGCAAGCTGCCCATCGATTATTCAGGGGAAAACCCCGAGGTCACGGGACGGCTGCAGGAATTCTTCGGCACCACAGCGCATCCGACCGTCGGCCCGCAGCGCGTGCCCCTGAAGGTCGTGCTGACCTCACCCGCGCACCGCCCGGTGCAGGTGACAATGGATCTGCCGAACTTTTGGAAGACCTCTTATGCCGACGTGCGCAAGGACATGCGTGGGCGCTACCCAAAACACCCATGGCCCGAAGATCCGACCGAAGCCGACCCGACCCTGCGCGCCAAACGCCGCAAGTCATAG
- the meaB gene encoding methylmalonyl Co-A mutase-associated GTPase MeaB, with translation MDIEQLSKEVIAGNRRALARAITLVESARADHRQQAIALMEAIGRSGKQALRLGLSGTPGVGKSTFIESFGMMLIGAGLKVAVLAVDPSSTRSGGSILGDKTRMEMLSREQNAFIRPSPSQSELGGVARRTREAVALCEAAGYDLILIETVGVGQSETVVSEMSDLFLLLLAPAGGDELQGVKRGIMEMADLILVNKADGDLKAAANRTCADYAGALRLLRKRPQDPKDFPKAMTVSALEDSGLREAWSEMQALIAWRRENGFFDQRRAEQAEYWFGQEIRLGLLGQLEKEPLKSMIRDLAKRVSLGDMTPGHAAADVLAALQHG, from the coding sequence ATGGATATCGAGCAGCTTTCCAAAGAGGTGATCGCAGGCAATCGCCGGGCTTTGGCGCGGGCGATCACCCTTGTCGAAAGCGCCCGCGCCGATCACCGGCAGCAGGCCATCGCCCTGATGGAAGCCATCGGGCGATCGGGAAAGCAGGCGTTGCGACTGGGGCTCTCGGGGACCCCTGGTGTTGGCAAATCCACCTTCATCGAAAGCTTCGGTATGATGTTGATCGGCGCAGGGCTGAAGGTTGCGGTTCTGGCCGTCGATCCGTCTTCGACGCGCTCCGGCGGCTCCATTCTGGGCGACAAGACCCGCATGGAAATGCTGTCACGGGAGCAAAACGCCTTTATCCGTCCCTCACCGTCGCAATCGGAACTGGGCGGTGTGGCGCGCCGCACCCGCGAAGCTGTCGCCCTGTGCGAGGCCGCAGGCTACGACCTGATTCTTATTGAAACCGTCGGGGTGGGGCAGTCGGAAACCGTGGTGTCTGAAATGTCGGATCTTTTCCTGCTTTTGCTGGCGCCTGCGGGCGGCGATGAATTGCAGGGGGTGAAGCGCGGCATCATGGAAATGGCGGATCTGATTCTGGTGAACAAGGCAGATGGCGATCTGAAGGCCGCGGCCAATCGCACCTGTGCTGATTATGCGGGCGCGCTGCGGCTGTTGCGCAAACGCCCGCAGGACCCCAAGGACTTCCCCAAGGCGATGACCGTTTCCGCGCTGGAAGACAGTGGGCTGCGCGAAGCCTGGTCGGAAATGCAGGCGCTCATTGCGTGGCGCCGGGAAAACGGATTCTTCGATCAGCGCCGGGCCGAGCAGGCGGAATACTGGTTCGGGCAGGAAATCCGTCTGGGGCTTTTGGGGCAGCTGGAAAAGGAACCGCTGAAATCCATGATCCGGGATCTGGCCAAACGCGTGTCCCTCGGGGATATGACCCCGGGACATGCGGCGGCGGATGTGCTGGCGGCCCTGCAGCATGGCTGA
- the rpmB gene encoding 50S ribosomal protein L28, producing MSRRCELTGKGPMTGNNVSHAKNRTRRRFLPNLNDVTLISEALGRSFKLRISAAALRSVDHRGGLDAFLAKAKDEELSANALKIKKDIAKAQAAA from the coding sequence ATGTCGCGCCGTTGCGAACTGACCGGTAAAGGCCCGATGACTGGCAACAATGTCAGCCACGCCAAAAACAGAACCCGCCGCCGTTTCCTTCCGAACCTCAACGATGTGACGCTGATTTCGGAAGCCCTCGGTCGCTCCTTCAAACTGCGTATCTCCGCAGCTGCCCTGCGTTCCGTTGACCACCGTGGTGGTCTGGACGCCTTCCTTGCGAAAGCCAAGGATGAAGAGCTGTCCGCGAACGCTCTGAAAATCAAGAAGGACATCGCGAAAGCTCAGGCTGCCGCTTAA